The Poecilia reticulata strain Guanapo linkage group LG10, Guppy_female_1.0+MT, whole genome shotgun sequence sequence GACCTGAAACATCCATGTCACCTTTGAKTTTGGGGCCTTTCAAGTTGAAATCCACATCTGGCATGGATATTTTTGGTCCAGATATGCTTGGCATGTTGAATTTGGGACCTTTCAGTTTGGCATTTGGTCCCTTAATGTCAAGGTCTGCTCCTTCGATATCAACANNNNNNNNNNNNNNNNNNNNNNNNNNNNNNNNNNNNNNNNNNNNNNNNNNNNNNNNNNNNNNNNNNNNNNNNNNNNNNNNNNNNNNNNNNNNNNNNNNNNNNNNNNNNNNNNNNNNNNNNNNNNNNNNNNNNNNNNNNNNNNNNNNNNNNNNNNNNNNNNNNNNNNNNNNNNNNNNNNNNNNNNNNNNNNNNNNNNNNNNNNNNNNNNNNNNNNNNNNNNNNNNNNNNNNNNNNNNNNNTCAATGTCAATGTCTGGGCCTTCAAAGTCCACCTCTGGACCTTTGAGATCTCCTTTTATCTTTGGCAGATTAACATCGACATCCCCTTCAATCTTGGGCCCTTTTAGATTAAGATCAAAGTCTGGCATATCAACTTTTGGACCTTTCAAATTTAGTGAAGGCATTTTHATTTTAGGCATTTCAAATCCTCCCTTTGGTCCTTCAATATCAACTTCTGGACCTTTGATGTCTATTTCAGGTGATTTGATATCTCCTTTGATCTTTGGACCTGAAACATCCATGTCACCTTTGAKTTTGGGGCCTTTCAAGTTGAAATCCACATCTGGCATGGATATCTTTGGTCCAGATATGCTTGGCATGTTGAATTTGGGACCTTTCAGTTTGGCATTTGGTCCCTCAATATCAAGGTCTGCTCCTTCGATGTCAACATCTGGTGCTTTCACATTAATATCTGTCTTGGGGAGGTTGATATCAACATCTGGACCTTCCACTTTAGGTCCTTTAAAACCAAATGAGGGCATCTTGAATTTAGGCATCTTCAGACCACCTTTGTGACCCTCAATGTCAATGTCTGGGCATTCCATGTCCATTTCTGGACCTTTGAGATCTCCTTTAATCTTTGGTATTTTAGCATCCAGATCTCCTTCAACTTTAGGGCCTTTTAGATTAAGATCAAAGTCTGGCATATCAACTTTTGGACCTTTCAAATTTAATGAAGGCATTTTTATCTTAGGCATNNNNNNNNNNNNNNNNNNNNNNNNNNNNNNNNNNNNNNNNNNNNNNNNNNNNNNNNNNNNNNNNNNNNNNNNNNNNNNNNNNNNNNNNNNNNNNNNNNNNNNNNNNNNNNNNNNNNNNNNNNNNNNNNNNNNNNNNNNNNNNNNNNNNNNNNNNNNNNNNNNNNNNNNNNNNNNNNNNNNNNNNNNNNNNNNNNNNNNNNNNNNNNNNNNNNNNNNNNNNNNNNNNNNNNNNNNNNNNNNNNNNNNNNNNNNNNNNNNNNNNNNNNNNNNNNNNNNNNNNNNNNNNNNNNNNNNNNNNNNNNNNNNNNNNNNNNNNNNNNNNNNNNNNNNNNNNNNNNNNNNNNNNNNNNNNNNNNNNNNNNNNNNNNNNNNNNNNNNNNNNNNNNNNNNNNNNNNNNNNNNNNNNNNNNNNNNNNNNNNNNNNNNNNNNNNNNNNNNNNNNNNNNNNNNNNNNNNNNNNNNNNNNNNNNNNNNNNNNNNNNNNNNNNNNNNNNNNNNNNNNNNNNNNNNNNNNNNNNNNNNNNNNNNNNNNNNNNNNNNNNNNNNNNNNNNNNNNNNNNNNNNNNNNNNNNNNNNNNNNNNNNNNNNNNNNNNNNNNNNNNNNNNNNNNNNNNNNNNNNNNNNNNNNNNNNNNNNNNNNNNNNNNNNNNNNNNNNNNNNNNNNNNNNNNNNNNNNNNNNNNNNNNNNNNNNNNNNNNNNNNNNNNNNNNNNNNNNNNNNNNNNNNNNNNNNNNNNNNNNNNNNNNNNNNNNNNNNNNNNNNNNNNNNNNNNNNNNNNNNNNNNNNNNNNNNNNNNNNNNNNNNNNNNNNNNNNNNNNNNNNNNNNNNNNNNNNNNNNNNNNNNNNNNNNNNNNNNNNNNNNNNNNNNNNNNNNNNNNNNNNNNNNNNNNNNNNNNNNNNNNNNNNNNNNNNNNNNNNNNNNNNNNNNNNNNNNNNNNNNNNNNNNNNNNNNNNNNNNNNNNNNNNNNNNNNNNNNNNNNNNNNNNNNNNNNNNNNNNNNNNNNNNNNNNNNNNNNNNNNNNNNNNNNNNNNNNNNNNNNNNNNNNNNNNNNNNNNNNNNNNNNNNNNNNNNNNNNNNNNNNNNNNNNNNNNNNNNNNNNNNNNNNNNNNNNNNNNNNNNNNNNNNNNNNNNNNNNNNNNNNNNNNNNNNNNNNNNNNNNNNNNNNNNNNNNNNNNNNNNNNNNNNNNNNNNNNNNNNNNNNNNNNNNNNNNNNNNNNNNNNNNNNNNNNNNNNNNNNNNNNNNNNNNNNNNNNNNNNNNNNNNNNNNNNNNNNNNNNNNNNNNNNNNNNNNNNNNNNNNNNNNNNNNNNNNNNNNNNNNNNNNNNNNNNNNNNNNNNNNNNNNNNNNNNNNNNNNNNNNNNNNNNNNNNNNNNNNNNNNNNNNNNNNNNNNNNNNNNNNNNNNNNNNNNNNNNNNNNNNNNNNNNNNNNNNNNNNNNNNNNNNNNNNNNNNNNNNNNNNNNNNNNNNNNNNNNNNNNNNNGAAACATCCATGTCACCTTTGAGTTTGGGGCCTTTCAAGTTGAAATCCACATCTGGCATGGATATTTTTGGTCCAGATATGCTTGGCATGTTGAACTTGGGACCTTTCAGTTTTGCATTTGGTCCCTTAATGTCGAGGTCTGCTCCTTTGATATCAACATCTGGTGCTTTCACATCAATATCTGCCTTGGGGAGATTGATGTCAACATCTGGACCTAACTCTTTGGCGACATGCAATTCAATTGAGGGAGACCTGAACACACCTTGGGGACTCTCAATGTTAAAGGGTGGGCCTTCAATTTCCACTTCTGGACCTTTGAGATCTCCTTTATTGTTTGGCATTTTCACATCCAGATCCCCTGCAGCTTTAGGGCCTTTCAGATTAAGATCTACATCTGGAACATTAACCGTTGGACCTTTCAAATTTAGTgaaggcatttttattttaggcatTTCAAATCCTCCCTTTGGTCCTTCAACATGAACTTCTGAACCTTTGATGTCAATTTCAGGTGATTTGATATCTCCTTTGATCTTGGGACCTGAAACATCCATGTCACCTTTCAGTTTTGGGCCTTTCAAGTTGATATCTACATCTGGCATGGAMATTTTTGGTCCAGATTTGCTGGGTATTGTTAGGTCTGGTGCTTCCACTTCTGTAtattttacatctgtttttgtctttggctGTGTAATTTCCATGTCATTATCAGTATTACGACTTTTCCCTCTCACATCaacttttctgtctttgctCTTATCTGATGGCATTTCAGTTTGGGTTATTGGAAATCCGTCCTTTGACTCAAAATCTTTTCTTTCAGCTACTGCTGTCCTTACACTTTCTACATCCACATTACCTTTTATTGTTGAACCTTTCAAGTTCAGATTAATCTCGGGCATTCTTACATCTACTCCTACCTTTGAATCTGACATGTCGGCCTTGCCTTTACTTCTTGTGTCTATCTCTGTTATTGTTCgtgttttgaaatgaaagcCATCATTATCAGTTACCTGAGATTTATCAAYGTCTGAATccattttttgatatttaatgGCCTCTTCTGAGCTAGTGGTCTTTAATGACGATGTGTTTATATGTGGTAATTTTAAATCaccttcttttctttcagtgtttaCATCAAGACATCTAAACCCTACTTTTGTTGCTGCTGGAACTCCCTCATGTTTTTCCCCACTTTTTGGTTTTGCACTTGGAAGACTAGTTAGCCTACTTATCAATGAACTTCCATCTGGATGTGAAGAATAACCAGTGTTCACATTAGTCTCTGTAACAAGTGATACCATTCCAGGATCAGCAGATTTTCCAACtgttttaatatcaaaataaCTTGATCCCTTGTTTAGGTGGAGGGATGTGTCTCCAGATTCTCTCTGGATCTTAATGTCTTCTTGTGGCAGAGACAGACTAGCtgatcttttgttttcatcatttgtGGTTAATTCTGCATCTGCTGACCCTCCTACTGTGACAACCTTTATAAAAGTGCTTTTACTTTCACCGGATGTAGTCTGTTTTTCAGACTCATCTATTCTTCCAGCTTTCTGTTCTTCACTTTCTCTTAAGATTTTAGTGCCCTCGTGACCTATAACTCCAAACATAGGTCCTTTAAATCTGAGATCCTTACTTCCTTCTGTTCCCTCTCTTATAATTATCTTTGACTGATCTCCACTTGTATGTGTTTCTGTTGAGCTACCTTTTAGACCAGTATAGGTTACATTGCATGAGTCAAAAACACCCTCKTCTCCCACCCCTTTAACTGTAGGACTGCCGTGCAATATTCTGACACGAGGAGAGCCATCTCCAGATTCATGCCATTGTCCCTTGAAGTCTGGGCTTGAAAGTTCTTGTTTCTCACCTATCCCACTTGGCATATCCACTGTGTAAGTAGTGATGCGGCGAGTGATGGTTGTAATAGTACTGCCATCACTGCTAGTGCTGCTGTGTCGCTCTGTACGAACATCGACTCCTTCTGCAAGATCTTCAGACTTCAGCCTTGGTTTAATCTTCTTTGTGTATATTCTCTTGTAGTCCTCATCATCTCCACTCTGTATCAACATACAACAtcatgtttgttaaaatatcaataaactgtATACTGTATATTTTATCCATTTGATAATCACAGTAGCTCTAAGcaaactcaaacttttagttttagatAACTTACGAGAATGATTTCTGGACTTGATGCTCCAAACTGCGACTTCCCTTCCCATGTGAGAGTGCCCATTGGAGAACGACAAGGTGTGCTCAAGGGTGAGTAGCAAGGGGATTTGTCTCctttgttttgtagtttcagtccaactttgtgtttgttcaatgttttcagtAACTCTGCTGTCTCTTCGGAGCTCATATTTTCAAAGTAGATAGTTGCACCCACAATCTGATCACCTACAAATTGAGTATGGATGTTTGTTATGAActaatcttaaaaacaaaatagatggtgaaaaaatatttcatattttattaaagacatCAAGATAATGTACTACCTTCATATACTTTTCCAGATCGTGCTGCAGGTGACTCTCCTTTCACCTCCTTTACGCGGAGCTCCCCTCCACTTGTGTGTTCGATGGTCAAGCCAGTTTTGTCTGGGCCCTCCCAGTCTTGAAAGAGCACTTCTCTGGTGTCCTCTTCGTCAGCCATCTATAAAAGTAATAAGCATTTAGTTAGACAGAAAAAAGAGTGCGCCAAAATGCATTTGGTTGTCATATTCGATAACTAACTTCCTGTGGAATACAGTTATAACATATTACAGGTGAAATTTCCAAAATAGACAGAAATTATCCACATAATAATATCAGGCGTTCCACAGTGCACACTGAAGTTTTTGAATTATTACATGTTTTTGATCGTGTTCAGGTTTTCAGGaacaaagaaaacctgaaatgtaatttttcaggttttctgtgttccTCCTCTATGGCTTTTACGaactaagttttatttttaataaaatatttataaggaTTTGGAAGTATATATGGAGAGTTCAGCTGCAAGAAAATACATCACATTCTCTTGGAGGTTGTGGTGATATGTGATGCTTATGACTTAAAATTGTGGTAGGCTAAAAGGCTCTGCATGGTTGAGGTAAACTGTTGAAATTGGTTCTCATTGTTGCAGCTGTGTGACCAAAATAACGTAATTTTGTTCTCAGCCTCATATTGTCCACCTTTTCTTGTCACAACTGCCCTGGCTAGCTTCTAGAAGTTCATACTGAAGCATTAAATGCCCCATGCTCGGTTCTGGTCCAATGTAGTGGGCGAACAACTTACAGATGGCTTGTTCTTTTTTCTAACATGGAAAGTAAAATGAGATTTTCCAGCTTATCAGTCACTGTTTCCTTATCTTAATTTGTGCAAGAGTCGAACCTCTCTCCCATGATTGCTGTTTATACAGTACTACTACTGTTGTAAACCAGACACTTTTCAAAACACTATGACGTTACTGCAGCAGGATGGGTCTCACAGAAGCTTGGCTCAAAGTGTCTTGCAAACTGTAAGGGGCTGTGTGAAAACAAATATCCAAAAACCGCCTGATGGCGCATCGATAGTTTGACTTGATTTGACCATGCTTAAGAGTGTCACATCAGTTATTGAACATtgttaaaatactgcattacaATTAGTCCACAAGAGGCTCCAGGAGGGGACATTTGTCTATTGCTACCTGCAAGATCTATCAGGAATTGTTTTGTTGTCACGATGAGAAGAAARATCAGCAAGTGGAATACATCATGACCTCCTCAGATATTTCAGTTAAGGAAAATCCATATTACATTTGTAAGTTAATGAGTATTTTCCATctttgatggggtttttttaaacGATGATGGAAAAATCTGATGGCCATCCATTATTTTGACAGATTACACACCTGACCACTTGGTGCAGACGCGCAGACAGTTTCAGACAGAATATTGTAGTCACTAACTCAATCAATCAGCTCTATGGTAAATTTACACCAGAGTATCATCTCTGATCTTGACTTTTTCTGAGAACTGACGGTGGCACATTGAAGAGTTTTGGACAAGAGGCTTTGGAGTGTATCAAATGCAGCTGAATCCCACTGAGGGGAATGTGTGCAGAATGAAGTAATATTCAGTCTAGCCGACTTTTGATTACTTCAGTTGGTGAAATgtttacctgatttcaaaactttgttaCTACAGAGAAAATGTTAGATGTATTCAGCTTGATGATGACATACTGTCTAAATGTCCTGCTTGCATAACCtctaatataaatgtatttacctGTATATTTGCTGTATATCTGTGCATGTATAACTTTTCCTTGATttgtgatttgatttgatttggaaTTTCTGTATTTACTTCCAGTTTTACAAAATTAGCAACACATTCAAAGCTCCATTATTCACCTTTaataaacaatatgtttttcGCATATGCTAAAAGTCTCATCAGGAGACAGtcaatctgtgaaaaaagtcaAGTTCCTCTGTCTCCTCCTTGTGGTCCTAcagccatctgcagaaacacactgcTCCTTgtcaaaaataaccaatcagactCAAAGGAGCACGTGGCGCTGTCAAATATACTTGTGTGCGTCCTGCTGAATTTACTAAAGGTGGAGAAACAATTTACTGTTACATAAAAATTGTTCATCTGCAGTCATTGGTAGCCATGCTAAAcagcctgagcattcacaacatgcTCTGGTCTAAGAAACAAGCTGTAGCCTAGCAGAGATCAAGGGGGAAGGTGTGAGCAGTacaccctcctcctggttctgattggttgtttctgtctgagctgtgtttttctgcagatggatGCAGGACCTCAGGGAGGCGgtagcttgatttttttttccagatatttctcatcatatatatatagtgaaagatttaacaaatatgttaacatattttttttataaaatttacttaagtcattaatttgaactaattaactgtaaataaatacagaaacaattgataataatcaaataagtgTAGAATTAATTATATTGGGGCAAAATTCtatatattgattttattttaaaaactagatatacgaattaatgaattaattcaAACTATCAGTTTCACCCATCAAACTGAGTGGGTAGCAGCTATAGAGACCACGTTTGCTGCTTCAAACAGAAAGTCAAGACAACTTTTACGTTTGCTCTGACTAGTCTAAAGTGAATATCTCTGATGGAAAATGAGGAAATGGCGTCAATAACATAACTAAATTGTGACAGTGTATTTACCACAAACCAGTGTCAGTGAGCTTGTGGCAGTTTCCACCACATAGGACCATAGTAAAGTCTCTTGTGAATTTATTTGAGATATTTCAGACCAAACTAGGGACATGGAAGCTGAAGTTCCTCACCCAGTGTTTGaaggaaataaatacaatttgttGAAGTTTATCTTAAGTGCAAAGGTACTCGATTTCAAGCAGACAGTCTAGGCTTCGACTACACATCAAAATAAACTCAACGGAGGacaatactttttttcagaATCGCCTTTAAAATGATTGCAACAAAAAGCCAACGCATGTTaccttgattttgttttcctctaaTCCAGTCCTGGTGGGAGGAAaatgctgttgttgttttcctatataacaaacacaaaaaaacaaaacaaaagcacaataaagaattaaaacaatttctctATGAAAAGCATTCATCATGACTGAAGACAATAATATATAAGACCCATGTATGAACACTAGATGGTGATAAAACTCAATTGACAACATAGCTTCCACTACCTCCAAAAACCGTATTGACAACTCCCTCRTTTTAGAATGGTTTAGGgtatgttttgtaaatgtgggtGCAGTTAGACCACACCCTGCCCTGAGGAAAGCGGGCAAATCCTGTGCCTACACCCTCGCTTCAAAGTCAGTATAGGGAACAATGATGGTGTCCAGCTTTATGAAAACATATGCTGCAGAAAGCTGAACAGAAAATACATACATTATTATGTCGCAAGCTATTGTTATCAAAAGTAAATATTCACACTGACAAATGACGAAGTGGAAAACGAATATAAATTCAAAAGTACTGTACATAGGAAATTGTCTCAGTCTCTTTACtaagaatttatttataaagactgTCTTCCAGTCTTTCAGTAAACATCAGCTTACACTGTTGTCTGTATTTTTATCTTAACATCCAATTTGTGTTTCCTAAATCCAAGGTCATTCCAGTAAATGGCAAGATATTTAGAGGGAAGGCACTGTTCTTTTCAAGTAAACTGAATAATGGTCTACCTTTTTAATCTGTCACACGAGGGGAGATTTTGAAGGTGAAACCACTACTGAGCTAAAGTAAGATCATGCACTTGCCAAAAACATCTTCCATATSTCAACAWtcttaagaaaatattttctaggtTGATGAGACAAAAGAGGAACGTCTTGCAGTGGGTGCATCCTGTGACATCTGGTGTATCGCTAGCAATATTTCAGAGTGTGAATCTACTTGGGTCCTGCAGGACTTTGACGACAAGTYGTAWCTGTTAAGCCGTGAATTGTACTCTCTCCTAAAATATCCCAMAGGAGCTTGTGTGGTGATTAGAAACACACCAGTAAGTCTATTTCTGATTTAAGGGCTTTGAAATGACCTAGCCAAATTCTGGACTTTTTATCTTTTGAGTTCTATCCCATGACCCTAAACAGGTCTGTCACTTCTGAAAACATTCCAgtaattaattaaaagaagAGCAGGCCAAAGTTATTTCACAGCAATGTAAAAGACTCATTGCCAGTTATCAAAAAGTCTTAATAAAAGTTGTTGCTGCCAAGGATGGCCCAGCCAGTTATTAGATATACGGCATAATTACGTTTTCACAAAGAGTCCGTTTAGCTTGAATTGCTTTTTCATTTCATAAGTATATTTMTCATCTGAAAACATCATTTTGACCTGTAATTTAATCTTTATCTgatattaaatagttttttaatcttaaagatTGTAGGCTTACGAGAAMGATATAATAATCAAATCTAATGTGTAACCTTGGWTTTCTAGTCCTGTTCAAGGGTAAAGACACAACGTAACAAGTCAATAAATAGActggttttgtgtgtttggggaCACAAGRGGAGGTGTGCAATGCTTTGAGGTAATATTAAACCCTGTTAACCTCTCTATCTGGAATAACTTTTTCCCAGTGCTCCAGACTGCACAACACGCTGAGCATTGTAACTTATGTTAGTGAAGAGTAGGTTAGAGTTCATGGCAAAGATCCGGACAACCAAATGCAGGTAactaaaactttaacttttctttcctcttcatgCTTTTTATCTCACTTAATGTTTCAGTGTGACCCATCTAAAAGCCTGAAATGTGAATCAGTGAAGACTTCAAACTACAACTTAGTAAGCATRAATTTATCTCTGTGTCRAATGACTATGAAGAGGAGTAACATAGCCTTATGTACAATTTTAGCTAATGAATTTTAGTGACGCATATCTTCTTAAATTGAATGCACCaatttgtttcctttaaaacaccaaaatgcAAAAGGCCAAGTGGAGTTGAGTCCCCTTctatgtttctttctttaatgaGAAAGCCCAGTCTCAGGTATCCTTCCTTTGCCCTCYGTTAGTATaggtttaaaaatgtcatcaaatggtttgaaaatgacaataagcaataaaattGATGCCGCAAAATCACATCATTAGTTATAGACTGTgcagcaaacagctgctgaataAATATGGCTTTGTTCTCCAAATCATAAGACAAGCCTGCAGTGGATGACTCAAACAGCTCAGACAACATGACAATCAACTTTACTTTCTCCACTTAAAAAtagatgtgtgtttttcaaTTTGGAGCTTTGAAGTAAACCATGAAGGATGTGAAAATAAGGACAGAGGGAGTCAGACAAGCTtgtctgtcatgttttattacagtctgGTATGTGTGTTGGGAAAAGGGGGCGTGGAGAACACGGCAGACTAAAGCCTCTTATAATAAAGCATaaccacaaaacatttctgggtgtccaTGCCTTCTCGCTGACCCACAAGATGTTGTggatattttgattttgatttttttttttttattttaccctaCCAACTAAACAGCGCAAGCTTGGCGGGCTTTTGAGTGAACTGTTTCATAAGAAGGCTTAGAGTAGAACAGGTGGTCTCTTGCAGAGGAGCCAAATGTCAGGCTGCAGGATTCGGCACAGCTGAACAGAGCGGGCATGACCATTAAGGTTCAAGTGCAGCCTTGCAACTGATATCCCAGAAGCAGTTTTGAGTCTAGTCACATGACGTATTGTTGGAGTGGTGTGCTGTGCGGTGTGTAAGTTAGCTGTCTTGACTGAATGTGTGGTGTGTGAGGACACTTACCTTGGATTGCTCAAGCTAATCCAAGGGCTTCAGACTGCTTCTTGTGTTCTTCTTGTTTGACTTCTGTTGagtgcaacacaaaaacagaaatgggatTTAATATGCAATTTGTGAATATACTTCTAGATAATGTTTAGGCTACAGAGAAAAAcccatctgtgttttttttacacagatattttttttcagttaaactgttaaaaatggTGTCAGTCTACCAAGGCACGTCTCGGTAACAGACACAAATGTTTACGTTCATTCTTAATTACTCATTGGTTAATTATTTGTACTAAATTAATCAGATGCTTMATCTCMAATCAGACTCTTCAGACTTTCATACTTTACCAATCAGTGATAGCAACGTTTACCCATATAAGTGATCATGCAAAACTTCctacaagtaaataaatataaatatctgcATGGTATGGCCCTCRCTTTAAGGGAAGGGGAGACAAATGGACCCTTTCCACCTAATGACTAAGGTAAAGTTTGAAACTAAActtaacattttcagttctgTTCTTTCTCTTGGGTTGTGACTACAATGTAGAAAACCAGCAAAAGGCCAGTCACAGACTCCCAACGCTCGTGAAAAAAAGCAATTGTTGTAGGAGTTGCATTTATCATTCGGATCCTGATCTTCCGTAGGCAAGCCTAGTCTGTCTTACTTCCACCCGCTGCAGCTGGCTTGACTTTTTAAAGGTCTTGTGTGGATTATTGTGTCAAGCTGGTTGGCATATTGTGAAACAAAGCCTCCATTTTGTCAGTCaaagaacaaacagaaccagactTGATGTGAGTGTAGAAAGGCATCTACCAGTGGGAACATGTCGATCAGGACAAATAGCTCCCTAGCCCTGTCATTANTGACTAAGGTAAAGTTTGAAACTAAActtaacattttcagttctgTTCTTTCTCTTGGGTTGTGACTACAACGTAGAAAACCAGCAAAAGGCCAGTCACAGACTCCCAACGCTCGTGAAAAAAAGCAATTGTTGTAGGAGTTGCATTTATCATTCGGATCCTGATCTTCCGTAGGCAAGCCTAGTCTGTCTTACTTCCACCCGCTGCAGCTGGCTTGACTTTTTAAAGGTCTTGTGTGGATTATTGTGTCAAGCTGGTTGGCATATTGTGAAACAAAGCCTCCATTTTGTCAGTCARagaacaaacagaaccagactTGATGTGAGTGTAGAAAGGCATCTACCAGTGGGAACATGTCGATCAGGACAAATAGCTCCCTAGCCCTGTCATTAACTTCCTCCTGCACAACACCCTATTTTTAATATGCACTAAAGTGTTCATTACTTTGATGCTAAATAACAGGGCTTATCAGAYAGAGGCATTTTCTCAGTAGTCTGTGTATTACGTATGTGTGTAATATACAGCAATAAAGATAAGGAAAGTAAAAGTGTTGTTTAAAATTAAGATTacataaatagctttttttcttgtttgtttttgaatgtgaCTCATACTGGAATAGCTGAGATCAACACATCGAGTTCTCGGTTGTTTGTGTTGGGAGACTGGCAGCACGGCAGCTGTGTACACTTTCCAGTCCATCCTCTTGTTACTGCTAGGTATTAATCAGACTGCCTTGTCAGAAGTCATTCAGGAACCTCCTGACTGAAATCTTTCAATGGTCATAGAAGCAATCTGACATGTAAGATGAGGCAGAAGCAAGATGTATAATGTGCAAAGAGGCTGCCACACCTTCTTAGCCTTGGTAGCACTGTAGACATAGCTACTGATGTGGTCCTCAGTAGTGAGAATAGTCTCATGAATACTGATGCAACTTACACATAGAAATAGTACATTACACATG is a genomic window containing:
- the ahnak gene encoding neuroblast differentiation-associated protein AHNAK, whose translation is MADEEDTREVLFQDWEGPDKTGLTIEHTSGGELRVKEVKGESPAARSGKVYEGDQIVGATIYFENMSSEETAELLKTLNKHKVGLKLQNKGDKSPCYSPLSTPCRSPMGTLTWEGKSQFGASSPEIILSGDDEDYKRIYTKKIKPRLKSEDLAEGVDVRTERHSSTSSDGSTITTITRRITTYTVDMPSGIGEKQELSSPDFKGQWHESGDGSPRVRILHGSPTVKGVGXEGVFDSCNVTYTGLKGSSTETHTSGDQSKIIIREGTEGSKDLRFKGPMFGVIGHEGTKILRESEEQKAGRIDESEKQTTSGESKSTFIKVVTVGGSADAELTTNDENKRSASLSLPQEDIKIQRESGDTSLHLNKGSSYFDIKTVGKSADPGMVSLVTETNVNTGYSSHPDGSSLISRLTSLPSAKPKSGEKHEGVPAATKVGFRCLDVNTERKEGDLKLPHINTSSLKTTSSEEAIKYQKMDSDXDKSQVTDNDGFHFKTRTITEIDTRSKGKADMSDSKVGVDVRMPEINLNLKGSTIKGNVDVESVRTAVAERKDFESKDGFPITQTEMPSDKSKDRKVDVRGKSRNTDNDMEITQPKTKTDVKYTEVEAPDLTIPSKSGPKXSMPDVDINLKGPKLKGDMDVSGPKIKGDIKSPEIDIKGSEVHVEGPKGGFEMPKIKMPSLNLKGPKVDMPDFDLNLKGPKVEGDLDAKIPKIKGDLKGPEMDMECPDIDIEGHKGGLKMPKFKMPSFGFKGPKVEGPDVDINLPKTDINVKAPDVDIEGADLDIEGPNAKLKGPKFNMPSISGPKISMPDVDFNLKGPKJKGDMDVSGPKIKGDIKSPEIDIKGPEVDIEGPKGGFEMPKXKMPSLNLKGPKVDMPDFDLNLKGPKIEGDVDVNLPKIKGDLKGPEVDFEGPDIDIGADLDIKGPNAKLKGPKFNMPSISGPKISMPDVDFNLKGPKJKGDMDVSGPKIKGDMKSPEIDIKGPEVDIEGPKGGFDMPKIKMPSLNFKGPKVDVPDFDLNLKGPKVEGDLDVKMPKIKGDLKGPEVDIEGPDFDIEGHQGGLKLPKFKLPSFGLKGPKVEGPDVDINLSNADINVKAPGVDVEGADLDIKGPNAKLKGPKFNMPSISGPKISMPDMDFNLTGPKLKGDMDISSPNLKGDIKSPEIDIKGAKVKTDVPSLDFDLKHSSEPPKFPTIPGSKAALSNVDINLKGSKLKGGFKGEGQFPKAELKDTDVLEVSPKKSKFKMPKVGFKNPKIKTSEPDIKLEHEDVNIKGKTGSREGLDFDIGLSGSKSKSPKFKIPKFGLKGPKVDMPEADLSKSGIDIKTSDVTTAGAGFDVDIHSGKLKGSKDVDFNLTGPKLKGDLNVSVPDVDLNLKEADIKGPKFEVEGPKGGLEMSKIKIPPFGIKLPQLEKSNDSINIPNVKADTVTPKVDIGGVDVKGPEASPNVKLPSVSGPTLPDLNINLTGPKTKGNVNVTLPKTDIDIKVPKTEIKGAGKITPPEVDIKGPHVDLEGGKDGFEIPKIKMPSLDFKGPKTGSQGVDINLSKAKIDVDSSKVDFKAPKVKLPTVSGPEWDISLKGSNVEGKEININLPKTDIDIKGPXLSMSDVDMNLKAHDVDIKDPEVHTGGPKM